The following proteins are co-located in the Gossypium hirsutum isolate 1008001.06 chromosome A02, Gossypium_hirsutum_v2.1, whole genome shotgun sequence genome:
- the LOC107938773 gene encoding germin-like protein subfamily 1 member 13, whose amino-acid sequence MKAVYFLAAFVLLGLASKLASASDPSPLQDFCIAVNDAKNGVFINGKLCKDPKLATPEDFFFSGLNIPGNTSNQVGSMITPVIVSGLNTLGISLVRIDYAPYVGLNPLHTHPRATEILVVVQGTLYVGFVTSNPDSRLFTKVLYPGDVFVFPLGLIHFQFNIGHTNAVAFAALSSQNPGVVTIASAVFGSDPDINPDVLAKAFQLDKKIVNQLQSRFWSDNDSRN is encoded by the exons ATGAAAGCTGTTTATTTCCTTGCAGCATTTGTCCTTTTGGGTTTGGCTTCCAAACTTGCCTCAGCCTCTGATCCCAGCCCTCTTCAGGATTTCTGTATAGCAGTTAATGATGCCAAAAAtggtg TTTTCATTAATGGCAAGTTGTGCAAGGACCCAAAGCTTGCAACTCCAGAAGACTTCTTCTTTTCAGGGCTTAATATTCCAGGAAACACATCAAATCAAGTAGGATCAATGATCACTCCAGTCATTGTTTCAGGACTTAACACTCTTGGTATATCTCTTGTTCGAATTGATTATGCACCGTACGTTGGTCTAAATCCTCTTCACACACACCCTCGTGCCACCGAAATCTTAGTTGTTGTCCAAGGCACACTTTACGTCGGTTTTGTTACGTCAAACCCAGATAGTCGTCTCTTCACCAAAGTGCTATACCCTGGAGATGTCTTTGTTTTCCCACTAGGTCTGATTCACTTCCAGTTCAACATAGGGCATACCAATGCGGTTGCCTTTGCTGCTCTCAGTAGCCAAAACCCAGGGGTCGTCACCATTGCAAGTGCAGTGTTTGGCTCAGACCCGGATATCAATCCTGATGTTCTTGCCAAGGCCTTTCAACTGGACAAGAAAATTGTTAACCAACTTCAATCCCGGTTTTGGTCGGATAACGACAGTAGGAATTAA